A stretch of the Sphingomonas sp. CL5.1 genome encodes the following:
- a CDS encoding PepSY domain-containing protein, whose translation MRIGTSLLLLLLTAAPAAAASADQGREASAAWEATRAGRILPLKEIERRVVPTMKGAQYIGFDLELPSGVYTLKFLRDGTVIWVDVDGRTGQVIGRTGR comes from the coding sequence ATGAGGATCGGGACCAGTCTGCTGCTGTTGCTGCTCACAGCCGCGCCGGCCGCCGCCGCGTCGGCGGATCAGGGGCGGGAGGCGAGCGCCGCCTGGGAGGCAACGCGCGCCGGACGCATCCTGCCGCTCAAGGAGATCGAGCGGCGCGTGGTGCCGACGATGAAGGGCGCGCAGTATATCGGCTTCGACCTCGAATTGCCGAGCGGCGTCTATACGCTGAAGTTCCTGCGTGACGGCACGGTGATCTGGGTCGACGTGGACGGGCGCACCGGCCAGGTGATCGGGCGCACCGGGCGGTGA
- a CDS encoding mannose-1-phosphate guanylyltransferase/mannose-6-phosphate isomerase — translation MTFASPIVPVILSGGAGTRLWPMSRPEMPKQMLALTAELTMLQLTASRAHDDRFAAPVVVASAAHADLVEQQLEAIEQPAQLLILEPAGRNTAPAIALAALAVEDKASALLVMPSDHVIADVAAFHAAIAVAMPLVEQGWLVTFGIAPDAPETGYGYIRTGEEIAPGVHRVDRFVEKPPLESARAMLESGDHVWNGGIFLFRADTFLDALAAFEPEMTGAVTRAMVGARRDGARVTPDAEAFASAKAESIDYAVMERASRVAVVPVAMGWNDVGSWDALHAISARDEAGNVIHGEVIALDTTDCLVRSDRARVAMVGVRDLIVVASGDDILILPRGRGQDVKKLLEAMKG, via the coding sequence ATGACCTTTGCTTCGCCGATCGTACCAGTGATCCTGTCAGGCGGCGCTGGGACGCGGCTGTGGCCGATGTCGCGGCCGGAAATGCCCAAGCAGATGCTGGCGCTCACCGCCGAGCTGACGATGCTCCAGCTCACCGCGTCGCGCGCGCATGACGATCGTTTCGCCGCGCCGGTGGTGGTGGCGAGCGCCGCGCATGCCGATCTGGTCGAGCAGCAACTGGAGGCGATCGAGCAGCCCGCGCAGCTGCTGATCCTCGAGCCGGCGGGACGCAACACCGCGCCGGCCATCGCGCTCGCCGCGCTGGCGGTGGAGGACAAGGCATCCGCGCTGCTCGTCATGCCGTCCGATCATGTCATCGCCGATGTCGCGGCTTTCCACGCCGCGATCGCCGTCGCGATGCCGCTGGTGGAGCAGGGGTGGCTCGTCACCTTCGGCATCGCGCCCGACGCGCCGGAAACGGGATACGGCTATATCCGCACCGGCGAGGAGATCGCGCCGGGCGTCCACCGCGTCGACCGTTTCGTCGAGAAGCCGCCGCTGGAAAGCGCGCGGGCGATGCTGGAATCGGGCGACCATGTATGGAACGGCGGCATCTTCCTGTTCCGCGCCGACACTTTTCTCGACGCGCTCGCCGCGTTCGAGCCGGAGATGACCGGGGCGGTGACCCGCGCGATGGTCGGCGCGCGGCGCGATGGCGCGCGGGTGACGCCGGACGCGGAAGCGTTCGCGAGCGCCAAGGCCGAATCGATCGACTATGCGGTGATGGAGCGCGCGTCGCGCGTCGCGGTGGTGCCGGTGGCGATGGGCTGGAACGACGTGGGAAGCTGGGACGCGCTCCATGCGATCAGCGCGCGCGACGAGGCGGGCAACGTGATCCACGGCGAGGTGATCGCGCTCGACACCACCGATTGCCTCGTTCGCAGCGACCGCGCGCGCGTCGCGATGGTCGGGGTGCGCGACCTGATCGTCGTGGCGAGCGGCGACGACATCCTGATCCTGCCGCGCGGGCGCGGGCAGGACGTGAAGAAGCTGCTGGAAGCGATGAAGGGGTGA
- a CDS encoding LLM class flavin-dependent oxidoreductase: protein MTAYSLLDLVPVVEGGTVARSLANAADLARHAELHGYRRYWVAEHHGMPGIASAATAVVIAHVGQATSTIRIGAGGIMLPNHAPLQIAEQFGTLDALFPGRIDLGLGRAPGSDQRVARALRRTLDTDPNAFPNDVVELQSYFADDGRTGISATPGAGARPELWILGSSLFGAQLAAILGLPYAFASHFAPDALDQALETYRSQFRPSAQLEKPHAMAGFNVFAAETHEEAEYIASSQQQAFVALRTGHPRQLPPPVEGYRASLPPQHAAILDHVLQCTAIGTRDEVASGLAAFVKRTGVDEVMLTSMIHDHDARKRSLAIAAEAMRTLAPA from the coding sequence ATGACCGCTTATTCCCTGCTCGATCTCGTCCCCGTGGTGGAAGGGGGGACCGTCGCGCGGTCGCTCGCCAACGCCGCCGATCTCGCGCGCCACGCCGAGCTTCATGGCTACCGCCGCTATTGGGTGGCGGAGCATCACGGCATGCCCGGCATCGCCTCCGCCGCGACCGCGGTGGTGATCGCGCATGTCGGGCAGGCGACCTCGACGATCCGCATCGGCGCGGGCGGGATCATGCTGCCGAACCACGCGCCGCTCCAGATCGCGGAGCAGTTCGGCACGCTCGACGCGTTGTTTCCCGGCCGCATCGACCTCGGCCTCGGGCGCGCGCCCGGTTCGGACCAGCGCGTCGCCCGCGCGCTGCGGAGGACGCTGGACACCGATCCCAACGCCTTCCCCAACGATGTCGTCGAGTTGCAGAGCTATTTCGCCGACGACGGCCGCACCGGCATCAGCGCCACGCCCGGCGCGGGGGCGAGGCCGGAATTGTGGATCCTCGGCTCCAGCCTGTTCGGCGCGCAGCTCGCCGCGATCCTCGGCCTGCCCTATGCCTTCGCCTCGCATTTCGCGCCGGACGCGCTCGATCAGGCGCTGGAAACCTACCGCAGCCAGTTCCGCCCGTCGGCGCAGCTCGAAAAGCCCCATGCGATGGCCGGCTTCAACGTCTTCGCCGCCGAGACGCACGAGGAGGCGGAATATATCGCCAGCTCGCAGCAGCAGGCTTTCGTCGCGCTGCGCACCGGTCATCCGCGCCAGCTCCCGCCGCCGGTAGAGGGTTACCGCGCCAGCCTACCCCCGCAGCACGCGGCGATCCTCGACCATGTGCTGCAATGCACCGCGATCGGCACGCGCGACGAAGTGGCGAGCGGACTCGCCGCCTTCGTCAAGCGGACCGGCGTGGACGAGGTGATGCTGACGAGCATGATCCACGACCATGACGCACGCAAACGCTCGCTGGCGATCGCGGCGGAGGCGATGCGGACGCTGGCGCCGGCCTAG
- a CDS encoding sensor domain-containing diguanylate cyclase: MGRIRLPLLVGSSLLYVMLAAGTMWLLSDGRGVAPLWPANAVLLAILLQGPRPLWREAILVEVFGNLVASLLMRGAILTPMLFSVANLFEAAIAAIALRRVLSEGEVLGGPGNVGRFIIWAGLVAPLSSMGVGAAVAHWFIGQDLWISARTWFFSNALGLLVFTPFFSSLLAGEYNRLIREMSVSERMNAAAAMAIMTVAAVTVFFYAPRPVPGLLFAPLMLITFKQGRLGTQVAVMIVAVTGMIGAMSAASSFDIYGHTLEGRLHVMQLFLALMLLTTLPVAASLSARARLIEQLAESERRLRAREADLIRLAATDPMTGLLNRAALNERLAAIDDEVGMAIAVLDLDRFKQVNDRYGHDAGDRALMHFARLMATGIRQGDVAARSGGDEFMIYFPATSETDAWTVCKRLADTLSNQPVLLDGDQVLDLRMSCGVAEQRRGETLETVIKRADQALYAAKAAGRSRVLRAAA; the protein is encoded by the coding sequence ATGGGACGTATCCGTTTACCCTTATTGGTCGGCAGCAGCCTCCTTTATGTCATGCTGGCGGCGGGGACGATGTGGCTGCTTTCCGACGGCCGTGGGGTCGCGCCGCTCTGGCCGGCGAATGCGGTGCTGCTCGCGATATTGCTGCAAGGTCCGAGACCGCTCTGGCGGGAGGCGATCCTCGTCGAGGTTTTCGGCAATCTGGTCGCGTCGCTGCTGATGCGGGGGGCGATCCTCACGCCGATGCTGTTCAGCGTGGCCAACCTGTTCGAAGCGGCGATCGCCGCGATCGCGCTGCGCCGCGTGCTGAGCGAAGGCGAGGTGCTGGGCGGTCCGGGCAACGTCGGGCGCTTCATCATCTGGGCCGGGCTGGTCGCGCCGTTGTCCAGCATGGGCGTGGGCGCGGCGGTGGCGCACTGGTTCATCGGGCAGGACCTGTGGATTTCGGCGCGCACCTGGTTCTTCAGCAACGCGCTGGGGCTGCTGGTGTTCACGCCGTTCTTCTCCTCGCTGCTGGCGGGCGAATATAACCGGCTGATCCGCGAGATGTCCGTCTCCGAGCGGATGAATGCCGCCGCCGCGATGGCGATAATGACGGTGGCGGCGGTGACGGTGTTCTTCTACGCGCCGCGGCCGGTGCCGGGCCTGCTGTTCGCGCCGCTGATGCTCATCACCTTCAAGCAGGGCCGGCTGGGAACGCAGGTGGCGGTGATGATCGTCGCGGTCACGGGGATGATCGGCGCGATGTCCGCCGCTTCCAGCTTCGATATCTACGGGCATACGTTGGAGGGGCGGCTGCATGTGATGCAGCTCTTCCTTGCCTTGATGCTGCTGACCACGCTGCCCGTGGCGGCGAGCCTGTCGGCGCGCGCGCGGCTGATCGAGCAGCTTGCCGAGAGCGAGCGACGCCTGCGCGCGCGGGAAGCGGACCTGATCCGCCTCGCCGCGACCGATCCGATGACCGGCCTGCTCAATCGCGCGGCGCTCAATGAACGGCTTGCGGCCATCGATGACGAGGTGGGGATGGCCATCGCGGTGCTGGATCTGGATCGTTTCAAGCAGGTCAACGACCGTTACGGTCATGATGCGGGTGATCGCGCGCTGATGCATTTCGCCCGGCTGATGGCCACCGGGATACGTCAGGGCGACGTGGCGGCGCGTTCCGGCGGCGACGAATTCATGATCTATTTCCCCGCGACCAGCGAAACCGACGCCTGGACGGTGTGCAAGCGGCTGGCGGACACGCTGTCGAACCAGCCGGTGCTGCTCGACGGCGATCAGGTGCTCGATCTGCGGATGAGCTGCGGCGTGGCCGAGCAGCGTCGCGGCGAGACGCTGGAGACGGTGATAAAGCGGGCCGATCAGGCGCTCTACGCGGCGAAGGCGGCGGGCCGATCCCGCGTGCTGCGCGCGGCGGCCTAG
- a CDS encoding ATP-binding protein, with product MTEEAPDKIRPIRRTGSLTRRMILIAAAWILLLLAGGGLALDRVLASAVTRNFDDQLEYVLQSLLVSAEIGPDGEVIFNREPADQRFLEPYSGLYWQVSARGREPFPSRSLWDRQLAYGANHNDRSVHIYDSSQFRDEKLRVVERDVTLPRSQVRWRFQVAQSRAGLDAQIDILRRTLVRSFLLLGLGLIVLAALQTFYGLLPLRKLRLEIARMRGGKINRISGDMPVEVAPLVHELNALVAHNEVQAEEARRHAGNLAHALKTPLTVIMNAATANSDDLAETVVREARTMRRQVDHHLARARAVGRRGSAHSRAAVWPSIESVERAVQRLYPHVRIDMDGAKDLVAHIERQDLDEIIGNLVENAAKYGGGSVFVTVSAHSGFVEILVEDDGAGIPEEERTRIFDRGARLDTGKPGTGLGLAIVRDVAEIYEGTVTLEESEDLGGLLVRLRLPMAG from the coding sequence ATGACCGAGGAAGCGCCGGACAAGATACGCCCGATCCGCCGCACAGGATCGCTCACCCGGCGCATGATCCTGATCGCGGCGGCGTGGATATTGCTGCTGCTCGCCGGCGGCGGGCTGGCGCTCGATCGCGTGCTGGCGAGCGCCGTCACGCGCAATTTCGACGACCAGCTCGAATATGTCCTGCAATCGCTGCTCGTCTCGGCCGAGATCGGGCCGGACGGAGAGGTGATCTTCAACCGCGAGCCGGCCGACCAGCGTTTCCTGGAGCCTTATTCCGGCCTTTACTGGCAGGTGTCGGCGCGCGGGCGCGAGCCGTTCCCGTCGCGCTCGCTGTGGGACCGACAGCTCGCCTATGGCGCGAACCACAACGATCGCAGCGTCCATATCTACGACAGCAGCCAGTTCCGCGACGAGAAGCTGCGCGTGGTGGAGCGCGACGTGACGCTGCCGCGCTCGCAGGTGCGCTGGCGCTTCCAGGTGGCGCAGAGCCGCGCCGGGCTGGACGCGCAGATCGACATATTGCGGCGGACCCTGGTGCGCAGCTTCCTGCTGCTCGGGCTGGGGCTGATCGTGCTCGCCGCGCTCCAGACTTTTTACGGCCTGCTCCCGCTGCGCAAGCTTCGGCTCGAGATCGCCAGGATGCGCGGCGGCAAGATCAACCGCATCTCCGGCGACATGCCTGTCGAGGTGGCGCCGCTGGTCCATGAGCTGAACGCGCTGGTCGCCCACAACGAGGTGCAGGCGGAGGAAGCGCGGCGCCATGCCGGCAACCTCGCCCATGCGCTCAAGACGCCGCTGACGGTCATCATGAACGCGGCGACCGCCAATTCGGACGACCTCGCCGAAACCGTCGTGCGCGAGGCTCGGACGATGCGGCGTCAGGTGGATCACCATCTCGCCCGCGCGCGCGCCGTCGGCCGGCGCGGATCGGCGCACAGCCGCGCGGCGGTATGGCCGTCGATCGAATCGGTCGAGCGTGCGGTGCAGCGGCTCTACCCACACGTCCGCATCGACATGGACGGCGCGAAGGACCTCGTCGCGCATATCGAGCGGCAGGATCTGGACGAGATCATCGGCAACCTCGTGGAGAACGCCGCGAAATATGGCGGCGGCAGCGTGTTCGTCACCGTTTCCGCGCATTCCGGGTTCGTCGAGATACTGGTTGAGGACGACGGCGCGGGCATCCCGGAGGAGGAGCGCACCCGCATCTTCGATCGCGGCGCGCGGCTCGACACGGGCAAGCCGGGCACCGGCCTCGGCCTCGCGATCGTGCGCGACGTGGCGGAAATCTATGAAGGCACGGTGACGCTGGAGGAGAGCGAGGACCTCGGCGGCCTGCTCGTCCGGCTGCGGCTGCCGATGGCCGGGTAA
- a CDS encoding response regulator transcription factor, protein MRVLIVEDEPNLGQQLKSTLEGAGYAIDLATDGEEGHFLGSTESYDAVVLDLGLPEIDGLTVLDRWRKEGKTMPVLVLTARDSWSDKVAGLDAGADDYVAKPFQTEELIARLRALIRRASGNASSELTAGDVRLDTRSGKVTRAGEPVKLTAQEYKLLSYLLHHKGKVVSRTELIEHIYDQDFDRDSNTIEVFVTRIRKKLGQDVITTIRGLGYSLEDPAG, encoded by the coding sequence ATGCGCGTCCTGATCGTCGAAGACGAGCCGAACCTCGGCCAGCAGCTCAAGAGCACGCTGGAAGGCGCCGGCTATGCGATCGACCTCGCCACCGATGGCGAGGAAGGGCATTTCCTCGGCTCGACCGAAAGCTATGACGCGGTGGTGCTCGATCTCGGCCTGCCGGAGATCGACGGGCTGACCGTGCTCGATCGCTGGCGCAAGGAGGGCAAGACCATGCCTGTCCTCGTGCTCACCGCGCGCGATAGCTGGTCCGACAAGGTGGCCGGGCTGGACGCGGGCGCGGACGATTATGTCGCCAAGCCGTTCCAGACCGAGGAGCTGATAGCCCGCCTGCGCGCGCTGATCCGCCGCGCTTCCGGCAACGCCTCGTCGGAGCTGACGGCCGGCGACGTGCGGCTCGACACCCGCTCCGGCAAGGTGACGCGCGCGGGCGAGCCGGTGAAGCTGACCGCGCAGGAATATAAGCTGCTGAGCTACCTGCTCCACCACAAGGGCAAGGTGGTGAGCCGCACCGAGCTGATCGAGCATATCTACGATCAGGATTTCGATCGCGATTCGAACACGATCGAGGTGTTCGTCACGCGCATCCGCAAGAAGCTGGGGCAGGACGTGATCACCACCATCCGCGGGCTGGGCTATAGTCTGGAAGACCCCGCGGGCTGA